The following are encoded together in the Salvia hispanica cultivar TCC Black 2014 chromosome 6, UniMelb_Shisp_WGS_1.0, whole genome shotgun sequence genome:
- the LOC125193815 gene encoding protein NO VEIN isoform X2 has translation MDDHFDTISQRLQSFSSEAQFSGKHIRFLSSSSEDDDSEANQCEDNQNQKNVDSSCNLSQPNGRAERVGSCPYPSAIEEMKRLGLKSEVESTSYTLSGGVRCDRDNNHSRGKRRYENLSSSTSLPRKLPKKEKFDADVKLRGSDDNNSLSGESLSIESLRTFVTTWNEACRDNNADVVLERMLQFYNVRRKRKVKEMFASYPFIGLLNAAVACMKLGLWDNMYDTFLNFGQQEIDNKQDESSDDYINIGVRSAKKDVAAPAPVIVTHKQNIAVEDIAKKISGYLEDDVLPRKSPEENRFRLLRKLCNCEYWLIEQYSVDKFESIGYGEYFVFLEKYSHLLPDALQKCILGGSSKNVSLEAHMLPIQLDVLLSQALDSFQENETVNIHYVSELLARQFPLVCFELGNSHIKENFLDVIQERRCNLTSHSVLFSTPLSRPAYMGNSSAEDEKDNAVKSGITAPVTSRDAIEVMLKAPMLADLKLWSHWDTLFAPHLGSIVKWLLKEVNSKELLCLVTKDGKVIRLDQSATVDSFLKVFIEESSFETAVQLLSLFAIYGGEQSIPLSLLKCHAQKAFEVVTNNYLEKILDNENSHMRGTQSFDQHIVGESTSSNLDRKFLNNRSIMNRAAPVLSRFVLECLSYLPVEFCSTVADILISGLQSFVNNAPAAILAECKQIEHRLILHEVGLSLGLLEWVNDYQSFCSSTTHGLPPTPSCLDVVNSEPNRLSMVGQGDLNVHVASSGEMLVSSEADLGKDKPASDVTDYANLLGCTSTYSEELSRPDNHNDTDPAKFIESIRQDEFGLNQCLSATESSMLEKQHARLGRALHCLSQELYSQDSHFILELVQNADDNIYPENVEPTLTFILEEKGIVVLNNEHGFSFNNIRALCDVGNSTKKGVNTGYIGKKGIGFKSVFRVTDAPEIHSNGFHIKFDITGGQIGFVLPTVIPPCDVDFYTRLALEGSDHLDRNSWKTCIVLPFRSSLLEGFGMNNILSMFSDLHPSLLLFLHRLQCIKFKNLVDDSFIVMRKEVIGNGIVEVTLGNNRMTWFVASKKLVADTIRSDAQTTEISVAFTLKETGEEGYAPVLNQQPVFSFLPLRTYGLKFILQGDFVLPSSREEVDGNSPWNQWLLSEFPDLFVSAVRSFCSLPCYENSPAKAITVFMSFVPLVGEVHGFFSSLPRRIISKLRMSNCLLLESNEEWVPPCKVMRNWSDQTRSLLSDSMLHEHLGLGFLNKDIVLSDSLAKALGVEDCGPTILLKFISSLCRSEDKLKSMGFGWLASWLSTIYVMPSQPFMQTSSSNETESNFISDLQKTPFIPLSDGKYSSLNEGIIWLHCDSVDQGISDQYLLETFPRLFAKLRIVNPGLLAAASTIDGSCSDASIMENAARMLYKIGVQRLCIHDIVKLQILPAIYDDKIAVGQEELMTEYLAFVMFHLQSSCTTCCLERDSIIAELHEKALILTNFGFKRCSEVAIHFNQEYGNSVDVDKLINGIDINWYKIGVAYVRHPITKSISGGVLKWRRFFQEIGVTDFVQVVAVCKSVPEMSPISFKYEEKATEMSVDSVANNWESQELFHIVSWISSRDDREKSGYLLEILDKLWDEYYSDKATGYHNDTTGERKSFKSSIVCTLQNIPWIASNISNKLHYPKDLFDDCVAVNSIFGRNAPCTIPKVKSTKLLTDIGLKTEVTLDDALSVLRLWRQSASHLNASVSQMSNFYAYLWKEMTHSKKKVIEELHSGPFIFVPDTCSYLNEDVLPGSLMSPRDVYWHDTIGSVDLIKSDHPECVSAFASSKIKMLQNLYPHLHDFFVNECGVDESPPFSSYLQILLELSAIALPHQAAKQVFEVFLIWDDALRSGSMTSQDVQFLKENLLKKEYAVLPTRQDKWVSLHSSFGIVCWSDDDNLRREFKHREGVDFLYFEKSTLRSQSDASGEDNQILLGKVSVAMQRLGIPVLSKIVTREAIAYGSEDSSSISLLVNWVLPYAQRYIFNAHPDKYFQLKQSSFENLKHLKIVVVEKLFYRYKIMKSDIASKKRHQCNCLLQENILYCCRESDSHSIFLELSCLLFDGTPELHFANFLHMIKTMAESGATEEQTESFILNSQKMPKLPDEESIWSLQSVSSLESDAACSDSVKVQDLSNLPSKRKHGIKSSNWPPANWKTAPGFESVDTSKLTKPWPSTVQIEAGNIAQEDYRTADICFNDVSSEFNIDVNSTTQGAVQVETEVPEPQSNLPSNLVPSNVNVVMDSIDLDSFDTKDVGPSVCSEKDPALSQQALLTGRLGELVAFKYFMGEEVGDRSVKWVNEANETGLPYDIVLEGDDSTTEYIEVKATRYGRKNWFLISLREWQFAIEKGESFSIAHVVLAENNMAKVTVYQNPARLCQLGNLRLAVVVPKQ, from the exons ATGGATGACCATTTTGACACAATCTCCCAGCGCCTGCAGTCCTTTTCATCGGAAGCCCAGTTTTCTGGGAAACACATAAGATTTTTGTCATCAAGTTCAGAGGATGATGATAGTGAAGCGAATCAATGTGAAGATAACCAGAACCAGAAGAATGTAGATAGCAGTTGTAATTTGTCGCAGCCAAATGGTAGAGCGGAGCGTGTTGGCAGCTGCCCTTATCCATCAGCAATTGAAGAAATGAAAAGGCTGGGCTTGAAAAGTGAAGTGGAGTCCACCTCTTATACACTCAGTGGTGGTGTAAGGTGTGATAGGGACAATAACCACTCTCGTGGGAAGAGaagatatgaaaatttgagttCAAGCACTTCGTTACCTCGCAAGTTGCCTAAAAAGGAGAAATTTGATGCAGATGTCAAGCTTAGGGGCTCTGATGATAATAATAGTTTGAGTGGTGAATCACTTTCTATTGAATCATTAAGGACATTTGTTACTACCTGGAATGAGGCATGCCGAGATAATAATGCAGATGTG GTTCTCGAAAGGATGCTTCAATTTTACAACGTAAGGAGAAAGAGGAAAGTGAAGGAAATGTTTGCATCATATCCATTCATTGGATTGCTCAATGCTGCT GTGGCATGTATGAAATTGGGATTATGGGATAATATGTATGATACTTTCCTGAACTTTGGCCAGCAAGAAATAGACAATAAACAAGATGAGAGTTCAGATGATTACATAAACATTGGTGTCCGATCAGCTAAGAAGGATGTTGCTGCTCCAGCACCTGTGATTGTTACACACAAACAAA aTATTGCAGTTGAAGATATTGCTAAGAAAATTTCTGGGTATCTTGAGGATGATGTTTTGCCCCGTAAAAGTCCCGAAGAAAATAGATTTCGTTTGTTGAGGAAACTCTGCAACTGTGAGTATTGGCTAATTGAACAATATTCTGTGGACAAGTTTGAATCAATTGGTTATGGAGaatattttgtgtttcttgAGAAATATTCACACCTGCTTCCTGATGCATTACAAAAGTGCATACTAGGTGGTTCATCGAAAAATGTTTCTTTGGAGGCTCACATGCTGCCTATTCAATTGGATGTGTTGCTATCACAAGCTTTAGATAGCTTTCAGGAAAATGAAACTGTGAACATCCACTATGTTTCTGAATTGCTGGCTAGGCAGTTTCCTTTAGTATGCTTCGAACTAGGGAATAGTCATATCAAGGAAAACTTTCTGGATGTCATACAGGAAAGGAGGTGCAACTTAACTTCACATTCTGTATTGTTTTCTACACCATTATCAAGACCAGCCTATATGGGAAATTCATCGGCTGAAGATGAGAAGGATAACGCAGTAAAAAGTGGAATTACTGCTCCTGTTACTAGCCGAGACGCCATTGAGGTCATGCTGAAGGCCCCTATGCTGGCTGATTTGAAATTGTGGTCGCATTGGGATACTTTATTTGCTCCCCATCTTGGTTCAATTGTGAAGTGGTTGCTAAAGGAGGTTAACTCCAAAGAGTTGCTTTGTTTGGTTACCAAGGATGGCAAAGTAATTCGTTTGGATCAATCAGCTACTGTGGACTCTTTTTTGAAAGTTTTCATTGAAGAATCTTCTTTTGAAACAGCAGTGCAGTTGTTGTCCTTATTTGCAATATATGGTGGTGAACAGAGTATTCCTCTATCACTTCTGAAGTGCCATGCACAGAAAGCCTTTGAAGTTGTTACCAATAATTATTTAGAGAAGATACTTGATAATGAAAATTCACACATGCGTGGAACTCAATCTTTTGATCAGCATATCGTCGGCGAAAGTACATCAAGTAATTTAGACAGAAAGTTTTTGAATAATAGGAGCATAATGAATAGGGCAGCTCCAGTTTTGTCAAGGTTTGTACTTGAATGTTTGAGTTATCTGCCAGTTGAGTTTTGCAGTACAGTAGCAGATATATTGATTTCTGGGTTACAATCTTTTGTGAATAATGCTCCTGCAGCTATCTTGGCTGAATGCAAGCAAATAGAGCATCGTCTTATTCTTCATGAAGTTGGTCTGTCTCTTGGATTGTTGGAATGGGTAAATGACTACCAATCCTTTTGTTCTTCTACTACACATGGACTACCCCCCACACCATCATGCTTAGATGTGGTCAATTCGGAGCCCAATAGATTATCAATGGTTGGTCAAGGTGATCTGAACGTGCATGTTGCTTCTTCGGGTGAAATGCTGGTTTCCAGTGAGGCAGATCTTGGAAAAGATAAACCAGCCAGTGATGTGACTGATTATGCTAACCTTTTAGGCTGCACTAGTACTTATTCAGAGGAATTATCAAGGCCTGATAATCACAACGACACAGATCCTGCAAAATTTATTGAATCTATTAGGCAGGATGAATTTGGTTTAAATCAATGTCTTTCAGCTACTGAAAGTAGCATGCTGGAAAAGCAGCATGCTCGATTGGGCAGAGCTCTCCATTGTCTATCACAAGAGCTGTACTCTCAAGATTCTCACTTTATCTTAGAGCTG GTACAAAATGCCGATGATAATATTTATCCCGAAAATGTGGAACCCACTCTAACATTCATTCTGGAGGAGAAAGGCATTGTTGTGTTGAATAATGAACATGGTTTTTCATTCAATAACATCAGGGCCCTTTGTGATGTTggaaattcaacaaaaaaaggCGTTAACACTGGATACATTGGAAAGAAAGGCATCGGATTCAAATCAGTATTCCGG GTTACTGATGCTCCAGAAATTCATTCAAATGgttttcatataaaatttgacATTACTGGAGGCCAGATTGGGTTTGTTCTGCCAACAGTAATCCCTCCTTGTGATGTTGACTTTTATACCAGATTGGCATTGGAAGGTTCTGACCACCTTGATCGAAACTCTTGGAAAACATGCATTGTGCTACCTTTCAGATCAAGTTTGCTGGAGGGATTTGGCATGAACAACATTTTATCTATGTTCTCGGATCTTCATCCTTCTTTGCTATTATTTCTTCATCGGCTACAATGCATTAAGTTTAAGAACTTAGTTGATGATTCATTCATTGTTATGAGGAAAGAAGTTATTGGGAATGGCATAGTAGAGGTTACCCTTGGTAATAATAGGATGACGTGGTTTGTAGCATCCAAGAAATTAGTGGCTGATACCATTCGTTCTGATGCGCAAACGACAGAAATTTCTGTAGCTTTTACATTAAAGGAGACAGGCGAAGAAGGATATGCCCCAGTTCTGAATCAGCAGCCAGTTTTTTCGTTTCTTCCTCTCAGGACATATGGACTTAAGTTTATTCTCCAAGGTGATTTTGTTTTGCCTTCTTCTAGAGAAGAAGTTGATGGTAATAGTCCATGGAACCAGTGGTTACTATCCGAATTCCctgatttatttgttagtGCTGTGAGGTCTTTTTGTTCACTTCCTTGTTATGAGAACAGTCCAGCAAAAGCTATTACGGTATTTATGAGCTTTGTTCCTCTTGTGGGTGAAGTACACGGGTTCTTTTCTAGTCTACCACGAAGGATAATTTCCAAATTGCGCATGTCAAATTGCTTGCTTCTGGAAAGCAATGAAGAATGGGTTCCTCCTTGCAAGGTAATGAGGAATTGGTCTGACCAGACACGTTCATTATTATCTGACAGTATGCTTCACGAGCATCTTGGTCTGGGATTCTTGAATAAGGATATTGTTCTCTCTGATTCATTAGCTAAGGCTCTGGGGGTTGAGGATTGTGGACCCACTATTTTGCTTAAGTTCATTTCTTCATTGTGCCGCTCAGAAGATAAATTAAAGTCGATGGGTTTCGGTTGGTTAGCATCTTGGCTCAGCACCATTTATGTGATGCCATCTCAGCCTTTTATGCAAACTTCCTCAAGTAATGAGACTGAATCTAATTTCATATCTGATCTTCAGAAAACTCCATTCATCCCTCTTTCAGATGGTAAATATAGCTCTCTGAATGAGGGCATCATTTGGTTGCATTGTGACTCTGTAGACCAAGGTATTAGTGATCAATATCTTCTTGAGACATTTCCAAGATTGTTTGCCAAACTGCGGATTGTGAATCCAGGACTCCTGGCTGCAGCTTCCACCATTGATGGTTCATGCTCCGACGCATCAATTATGGAGAATGCTGCAAGGATGCTTTATAAAATCGGAGTCCAGCGACTGTGCATTCATGACATTGTAAAGTTGCAGATTCTGCCAGCCATATACGATGATAAAATTGCAGTGGGACAGGAAGAATTGATGACAGAGTACCTTGCCTTTGTCATGTTCCATTTACAATCAAGTTGTACAACCTGTTGCCTAGAAAGGGATAGCATTATTGCAGAGTTGCACGAGAAGGCCCTGATCCTGACAAATTTTGGATTCAAGCGATGTAGTGAGGTGGCTATCCATTTCAATCAGGAGTATGGAAATTCTGTTGATGTGGACAAGCTAATAAATGGAATTGATATAAATTGGTACAAAATAGGTGTTGCCTATGTAAGACATCCAATCACCAAATCCATCTCTGGTGGAGTGTTGAAATGGAGGAGATTTTTCCAGGAAATTGGAGTAACTGATTTTGTTCAAGTAGTTGCTGTTTGTAAGAGTGTTCCTGAAATGTCTCCTATTAGTTTTAAGTATGAAGAGAAAGCTACAGAGATGTCCGTTGATTCAGTTGCTAACAACTGGGAATCTCAGGAGTTGTTTCACATAGTGTCCTGGATTTCTTCTCGAGATGATCGGGAAAAGTCTGGATACCTCTTGGAGATTCTTGATAAATTATGGGATGAATATTACAGTGATAAGGCTACTGGTTATCACAATGATACAACTGGGGAACGCAAATCATTCAAATCCTCTATTGTATGCACACTCCAAAATATCCCATGGATAGCATCAAATATCAGCAACAAACTTCACTACCCTAAAGATCTCTTTGATGATTGTGTGGCAgtaaattctatttttggtcGTAATGCTCCTTGTACTATTCCAAAG GTGAAAAGTACAAAGTTGCTCACTGATATTGGATTAAAAACTGAAGTTACCCTTGATGATGCTCTATCCGTTCTTAGACTTTGGAGACAGTCTGCATCTCATTTAAATGCTAG TGTCTCACAGATGTCCAACTTCTATGCATACCTCTGGAAGGAAATGACACATTCAAAGAAGAAAGTTATAGAGGAATTACATTCTGGgccttttatttttgttcctGATACATGTAGCTATTTGAATGAAGATGTTTTACCTGGTTCTCTTATGTCTCCTCGGGATGTTTACTGGCATGATACTATTGGTTCCGTAGACCTAATAAAATCAGATCACCCTGAATGTGTTTCAGCATTTGCAAGTTCTAAGATAAAAATGTTGCAAAACTTATACCCACatcttcatgatttttttgtgaatgaaTGTGGAGTGGATGAGAGTCCTCCCTTTAGCAGCTACCTTCAGATTTTGCTGGAGTTATCTGCTATTGCTTTACCGCATCAGGCTGCAAAGCAA GTTTTTGAGGTGTTCTTAATCTGGGATGATGCATTGAGATCTGGATCAATGACGTCACAAGATGTTCAATTCCTGAAAGAAAATCTCCTGAAAAAGGAATATGCTGTGCTTCCTACTAGACAAGATAAATGGGTTTCTCTACACTCATCATTTGGTATAGTCTGTTGGTCTGATGATGACAATCTACGAAGAGAATTCAAACATCGTGAAGGTGTTGACTTCCTGTATTTTGAAAAGTCCACTCTAAGGTCTCAGTCAGATGCTTCTGGGGAAGACAATCAGATACTTCTGGGGAAGGTCTCAGTTGCCATGCAAAGACTAGGAATTCCTGTCCTCTCTAAG ATTGTAACCCGTGAGGCTATTGCCTATGGTTCAGAAGATAGTAGTTCCATTTCCTTGCTGGTGAACTGGGTTCTTCCATATGCTCAGCGCTACATCTTCAATGCACACCCGGacaaatattttcaacttAAGCAGTCTTCTTTTGAGAATCTCAAACATCTGAagattgttgttgttgaaaaGTTGTTCTATCGGTATAAGATAATGAAATCTGATATTGCGTCGAAAAAAAGACACCAGTGCAACTGCCTTCTGCAG GAAAACATTTTATACTGCTGTCGGGAATCAGATTCACACTCAATATTTCTAGAGTTATCTTGTTTACTATTTGACGGAACTCCTGAATTGCACTTTGCAAATTTCCTTCATATGATCAAGACCATGGCTGAATCAGGTGCGACAGAGGAGCAAACAGAATCGTTCATTTTGAATAGCCAGAAGATGCCAAAGCTCCCTGATGAGGAATCCATCTGGTCTCTTCAATCTGTCTCATCATTGGAAAGTGATGCTGCGTGTTCCGACTCTGTAAAGGTTCAGGATTTGAGCAATTTACCATCCAAACGCAAACATGGCATCAAGTCCTCAAACTGGCCACCTGCTAATTGGAAAACCGCACCTGGTTTTGAGTCTGTTGATACATCTAAGTTAACAAAACCATGGCCCAGCACTGTCCAAATCGAAGCGGGGAATATTGCACAGGAAGATTATAGAACAGCAGATATTTGTTTTAATGATGTTAGCAGTGAATTTAACATTGATGTTAATTCAACAACTCAGGGAGCAGTTCAAGTTGAGACAGAGGTTCCAGAACCCCAGTCCAATCTTCCGAGCAACTTGGTGCCATCCAACGTTAACGTAGTCATGGATTCTATTGATCTCGATTCCTTTGATACAAAGGATGTCGGGCCATCTGTTTGTAGCGAGAAAGATCCGGCACTTAGTCAGCAAGCATTGCTCACAGGGAGATTGGGAGAGCTTGTGgctttcaaatatttcatggGGGAAGAAGTTGGCGACCGGTCTGTGAAATGGGTGAACGAAGCTAATGAAACTGGACTGCCTTACGATATTGTATTGGAGGGCGATGACAGCACTACTGAATATATCGAAGTAAAAGCGACCAGATATGGAAGAAAGAATTGGTTTCTCATATCTCTTAGAGAGTGGCAGTTCGCAATCGAGAAAGGTGAATCTTTCAGCATTGCACATGTTGTCTTGGCAGAAAATAATATGGCGAAGGTCACGGTATACCAAAATCCAGCCAGATTGTGCCAACTGGGTAATTTGAGGTTGGCAGTTGTGGTACCAAAACAGTAG